A region of Flavobacterium indicum GPTSA100-9 = DSM 17447 DNA encodes the following proteins:
- the rplL gene encoding 50S ribosomal protein L7/L12, which produces MADLKQFAEQLVNLTVKEVNELATILKDEYGIEPAAAAVVVAGGGDAGAGAAEQTEFTVVLKDAGASKLGVVKAVKELTGLGLKEAKDLVDAAPTNVKEGVSKDEAEGLKKALEEAGAVVELK; this is translated from the coding sequence ATGGCAGATTTAAAACAATTCGCAGAACAATTAGTTAACTTAACAGTTAAAGAAGTTAACGAGTTAGCAACAATATTAAAAGATGAGTATGGTATCGAGCCTGCTGCTGCAGCTGTAGTTGTAGCTGGTGGTGGTGATGCTGGTGCTGGTGCTGCTGAGCAAACTGAGTTTACAGTAGTATTAAAAGATGCTGGTGCTTCTAAATTAGGTGTAGTTAAAGCTGTTAAAGAATTAACTGGATTAGGATTAAAAGAAGCTAAAGATTTAGTTGATGCTGCTCCAACAAATGTTAAAGAAGGTGTTTCTAAAGACGAAGCTGAAGGTCTTAAGAAAGCATTAGAAGAAGCAGGAGCTGTAGTTGAGTTAAAATAA
- the rpoC gene encoding DNA-directed RNA polymerase subunit beta' produces MTKLKDKNTVKRFNRITIGLASPESILAESRGEVLKPETINYRTHKPERDGLFCERIFGPVKDYECACGKYKRIRYKGIVCDRCGVEVTEKKVRRDRVGHINLVVPIAHIWYFRSLPNKIGYLLGLPSKKLDMIIYYERYVVIQPGIAKGPDGESLNALDFLTEEEYLNIADSLPMENQYLDDNDPNKFIAKMGAECIMDLLARTDLDDLSYKLRHAANNETSKQRKTEALKRLNVVESFREANKNRENLPEWMILKVIPVIPPELRPLVPLDGGRFATSDLNDLYRRVIIRNNRLKRLMEIKAPEVILRNEKRMLQEAVDSLFDNTRKASAVKTESNRPLKSLSDSLKGKQGRFRQNLLGKRVDYSARSVIVVGPEMKMYECGLPKDMAAELYKPFVIRKLIERGIVKTVKSAKKIIDKKEPVVWDILENVIKGHPVLLNRAPTLHRLGIQAFQPKLIEGKAIQLHPLTCTAFNADFDGDQMAVHLPLGPEAILEAQLLMLASHNILNPANGAPITVPSQDMVLGLYYMTKERLSTPEYPIKGEGLTFYSVEEVHIALNEGRLDLNARVKVRTKDFNEEGELVYKVIQTTAGRVLFNEVVPEAAGYINEVLTKKSLRDIIGKILAVTDVPTTAAFLDNIKDMGYKFAFKGGLSFSLGDIKVPDEKEPLIASAREEVDAITMNYNMGLITNNERYNQVIDVWTSANAKLTEYAMKNIREDQQGFNSVYMMLDSGARGSKEQIRQLTGMRGLMAKPKKSTAAGGEIIENPILSNFKEGLSILEYFISTHGARKGLADTALKTADAGYLTRRLHDVSQDVIINSVDCGTLRGIEVTALKKNEEIVESLGERILGRVALQDVVNPLDSEILVHAGEEITEAIVKKIEGSPVEKVEVRSALTCEATKGICAKCYGRNLATGKMAQKGEAVGVIAAQSIGEPGTQLTLRTFHVGGVAGGISEDSSIVARFGGRLEIEDLKTVKGEDAEGNTIDIVISRSTELKLVDAKTGIVLNTHNIPYGSTIYVNDGDVVEKGATICKWDPYNGVIVSEFTGKVGYEDIEQGQSFLVEIDEQTGFQEKVISEARNKKLIPTLHIYGKDGELIRSYNLPVGAHLMVDDGEKIKAGKVLVKIPRRSSKAGDITGGLPRITELLEARNPSNPAVVSEIDGVVTFGKVKRGNRELSIESKFGEVKKYLVKLSNQILVQENDFVRAGMPLSDGAITPDDILRIQGPSAVQQYLVNEIQEVYRLQGVKINDKHFEVVIRQMMRKVQIQDPGDTLFLEDQLVHTSDFIVENDKLYGMKVIEDAGDSTNLKPGQIVSPRELRDENSLLKREDKNLVVARDVVPATATPILQGITRASLQTKSFISAASFQETTKVLNEAAVAGKIDTLEGLKENVIVGHRIPAGTGMRDYDNILVGSKDEYSELMAAKEEFNY; encoded by the coding sequence ATGACAAAATTAAAAGATAAAAATACCGTTAAAAGATTTAACAGAATCACAATAGGTTTGGCTTCTCCAGAATCAATCTTGGCAGAATCAAGAGGTGAAGTTTTAAAGCCTGAAACAATCAACTATCGTACGCATAAACCAGAGCGTGATGGTCTTTTCTGTGAAAGAATTTTTGGTCCAGTTAAAGATTACGAATGTGCTTGTGGTAAATATAAAAGAATTCGCTACAAAGGAATCGTATGTGACCGTTGTGGTGTAGAAGTTACAGAGAAAAAAGTTAGAAGAGATAGAGTAGGTCACATTAATTTAGTGGTGCCTATTGCTCATATTTGGTACTTCCGTTCATTACCTAACAAAATCGGTTACTTATTAGGCTTGCCTTCTAAGAAATTAGATATGATTATCTACTATGAAAGATATGTAGTTATTCAACCAGGTATTGCTAAAGGGCCAGATGGAGAATCTTTAAATGCATTAGATTTCTTAACTGAAGAAGAATATTTAAATATTGCTGATTCATTACCAATGGAAAATCAATATTTAGATGATAACGATCCTAATAAATTCATCGCTAAAATGGGTGCTGAATGTATTATGGATTTACTAGCTCGTACCGATTTAGATGACTTGTCATATAAATTACGTCACGCTGCTAATAATGAGACTTCTAAGCAAAGAAAAACGGAAGCTTTAAAGCGTTTAAATGTTGTTGAATCATTCCGTGAGGCTAACAAAAACAGAGAAAATCTACCTGAATGGATGATTTTAAAAGTAATCCCGGTTATTCCACCTGAATTACGTCCGTTAGTGCCACTTGATGGAGGTCGTTTTGCAACTTCAGATTTAAATGACTTATATAGAAGAGTTATTATACGTAATAACCGTCTAAAACGTTTAATGGAAATTAAAGCTCCTGAAGTAATCTTACGTAATGAAAAACGTATGTTACAAGAAGCAGTTGATTCATTATTCGATAATACAAGAAAAGCTTCTGCAGTTAAAACAGAATCAAATAGACCATTAAAATCTTTATCAGATTCATTAAAAGGTAAACAAGGACGTTTCCGTCAAAACTTATTAGGTAAACGTGTGGATTATTCTGCTCGTTCGGTAATTGTTGTTGGACCAGAAATGAAAATGTATGAGTGTGGTCTTCCAAAAGATATGGCTGCAGAATTGTACAAACCATTCGTTATTCGTAAATTAATCGAAAGAGGAATTGTTAAAACAGTTAAGTCGGCTAAGAAAATTATCGATAAAAAAGAGCCAGTAGTATGGGATATCTTAGAAAATGTAATCAAAGGACATCCAGTATTACTAAACCGTGCTCCTACACTTCACAGATTAGGTATTCAAGCATTCCAACCTAAATTAATTGAAGGAAAAGCAATCCAGTTACACCCATTGACATGTACGGCTTTCAACGCCGATTTCGATGGTGACCAGATGGCGGTTCACTTACCTTTAGGACCTGAAGCAATCTTAGAAGCTCAATTGTTAATGTTAGCTTCTCACAATATCTTAAACCCTGCAAATGGTGCTCCTATTACAGTACCTTCTCAGGACATGGTATTGGGTCTATATTACATGACTAAAGAAAGATTGTCTACACCTGAATATCCTATTAAAGGTGAAGGTTTAACATTCTATTCAGTTGAAGAAGTTCACATTGCTTTAAATGAAGGACGTTTAGACTTAAATGCTCGTGTTAAAGTAAGAACAAAAGACTTCAACGAAGAAGGAGAATTAGTTTATAAAGTTATTCAAACAACTGCAGGTAGAGTATTATTTAATGAAGTAGTACCTGAAGCAGCTGGATATATTAACGAGGTTTTAACTAAAAAATCTTTAAGAGATATTATTGGTAAAATCTTGGCTGTAACTGATGTTCCTACAACGGCTGCTTTCCTTGATAATATTAAGGATATGGGGTATAAATTTGCTTTCAAAGGTGGTTTATCATTCAGCTTAGGTGATATTAAAGTTCCAGATGAAAAAGAGCCTTTAATTGCTAGTGCAAGAGAAGAAGTAGATGCAATTACAATGAACTATAACATGGGTCTTATTACAAATAATGAGCGTTATAATCAGGTAATTGACGTTTGGACTTCTGCTAATGCAAAATTAACAGAGTATGCCATGAAAAACATTAGAGAAGACCAACAAGGATTCAACTCTGTGTATATGATGCTTGACTCTGGAGCAAGGGGTTCAAAAGAACAGATCCGTCAGTTAACAGGTATGCGTGGATTGATGGCTAAGCCTAAAAAATCTACTGCTGCTGGAGGTGAAATTATTGAAAATCCGATTTTATCAAACTTTAAAGAAGGTTTATCAATCTTAGAATACTTCATCTCAACACACGGTGCTCGTAAAGGTCTTGCCGATACGGCCTTGAAAACTGCCGATGCTGGATATTTAACGAGAAGATTACATGACGTATCTCAAGATGTTATCATTAATTCAGTAGATTGTGGTACATTGAGAGGAATTGAAGTAACTGCATTGAAGAAAAACGAAGAAATCGTTGAGTCTTTAGGAGAAAGAATTTTAGGTCGTGTGGCTTTACAAGATGTTGTTAATCCTTTAGATTCTGAAATTTTAGTTCATGCAGGTGAAGAAATTACAGAAGCAATTGTTAAGAAAATTGAAGGTTCTCCAGTTGAAAAAGTGGAAGTTCGTTCGGCATTAACATGTGAAGCTACAAAAGGTATTTGTGCTAAATGTTATGGTAGAAACTTAGCAACTGGTAAAATGGCTCAAAAAGGTGAAGCTGTTGGAGTTATTGCTGCACAGTCAATTGGTGAGCCAGGTACACAGTTAACACTTCGTACGTTCCACGTTGGAGGGGTTGCTGGAGGTATCTCAGAAGATTCTAGTATTGTTGCTCGTTTTGGAGGTAGATTAGAAATTGAAGATTTAAAAACAGTTAAAGGTGAAGATGCAGAAGGAAATACAATTGATATTGTTATTTCTCGTTCAACAGAATTAAAATTAGTTGATGCTAAAACTGGAATTGTTTTAAATACGCATAATATACCTTACGGTTCAACTATTTATGTAAATGATGGTGATGTGGTTGAAAAAGGAGCTACAATCTGTAAATGGGATCCTTATAATGGTGTAATTGTATCTGAATTTACAGGTAAAGTAGGTTACGAAGATATCGAACAAGGACAATCGTTCTTAGTAGAAATTGACGAACAAACTGGTTTCCAAGAAAAAGTAATTTCTGAAGCACGTAATAAAAAATTAATTCCAACCTTACATATTTATGGTAAAGATGGTGAATTAATTAGATCGTATAACTTACCAGTAGGTGCCCACTTAATGGTTGATGACGGTGAAAAAATTAAAGCAGGTAAAGTTTTAGTTAAAATTCCACGTCGTTCTTCTAAAGCAGGTGATATTACAGGAGGTTTACCAAGAATTACAGAGTTGTTAGAAGCGCGTAATCCTTCTAATCCAGCTGTAGTTTCTGAGATTGATGGTGTAGTTACTTTTGGTAAAGTGAAGAGAGGTAATAGAGAGTTATCTATTGAGTCTAAATTTGGTGAAGTGAAGAAATATTTAGTTAAACTTTCTAACCAAATCTTAGTTCAAGAAAATGACTTTGTTAGAGCTGGAATGCCATTATCAGACGGAGCAATCACTCCAGATGATATCTTAAGAATTCAAGGTCCTTCTGCTGTACAACAATACTTAGTAAACGAAATTCAAGAAGTATATCGTTTACAAGGGGTAAAAATCAACGACAAACACTTTGAAGTTGTGATTCGTCAAATGATGAGAAAAGTACAAATCCAAGATCCAGGAGATACTTTATTCTTAGAAGATCAATTAGTTCATACAAGTGACTTTATTGTTGAAAACGATAAATTATATGGAATGAAAGTAATTGAAGATGCTGGCGATTCTACTAATTTAAAACCTGGTCAAATAGTTTCTCCTAGAGAATTAAGAGATGAAAACTCATTGTTAAAACGTGAAGATAAAAATTTAGTAGTTGCAAGAGATGTTGTTCCTGCAACGGCTACTCCAATTCTTCAAGGTATTACAAGAGCTTCATTACAAACTAAGTCGTTTATATCTGCGGCTTCGTTCCAGGAAACTACTAAAGTGTTAAATGAAGCAGCAGTTGCTGGTAAAATTGATACTCTAGAAGGATTGAAAGAAAACGTTATTGTTGGTCACAGAATCCCTGCAGGTACAGGTATGAGAGATTATGATAACATTCTTGTAGGTTCAAAAGATGAATACAGCGAATTAATGGCTGCAAAAGAAGAGTTCAATTACTAA
- the rpoB gene encoding DNA-directed RNA polymerase subunit beta, which produces MIANQTERINFASTKNIPNYPDFLDIQVKSFRDFFQLETKSDERGNEGLYNTFMENFPITDTRNQFVLEFLDYFIDPPRYTIEECIDRGLTYSVPLKARLKLYCTDPEHEDFETIVQDVYLGTIPYMTPSGTFVINGAERVVVSQLHRSPGVFFGQSFHANGTKLYSARIIPFKGSWIEFATDINNVMYAYIDRKKKLPVTTLFRAIGFERDKDILEIFDLAEEIKVSKTGIKKYIGRRLAARVLNTWHEDFVDEDTGEVVSIERNEIILDRDTILDKDNVEEIIEADVKSILLHKEDNNQADFAIIHNTLQKDPTNSEKEAVEHIYRQLRNAEPPDEETARGIIDKLFFSDQRYNLGDVGRYRMNKKLGLDIPMDKQVLTKEDIITIVKYLIELINSKAEIDDIDHLSNRRVRTVGEQLSAQFGVGLARMARTIRERMNVRDNEVFTPIDLINAKTLSSVINSFFGTNQLSQFMDQTNPLAEITHKRRLSALGPGGLSRERAGFEVRDVHYTHYGRLCPIETPEGPNIGLISSLGVYAKVNGMGFIETPYRKVENGKVDLTSEPIYLSAEEEEGKLIAQANIEMSNEGTITADKVIAREEGDFPVVDPTAVHYTDVAPNQIASISASLIPFLEHDDANRALMGSNMMRQAVPLLRPQAPIVGTGLERQVASDSRVLINAEGSGVVTYVDANEITIKYDRTEEERMVSFDTDEKTYQLIKFRKTNQSTTINLKPIVRKGDKVVKGQVLCEGYATQNGELALGRNLQVAFMPWKGYNFEDAIVISEKVVRDDIFTSIHVDDYSLEVRDTKLGNEELTNDIPNVSEEATKDLDENGMIRIGAEVKPGDILIGKITPKGESDPTPEEKLLRAIFGDKAGDVKDASLKASPSLHGVVLDKKLFAKAVKDKRKRSKDKEDLDKLEMEFEVKFVELKDRLIDKLFLIVDGKTSQGVLNDLGEEVLPKGKKFTKKMLQGVEDFAHLTKGQWTTDDHTNELINDLVHNYKIKLNDLQGVLRREKFTITVGDELPSGILKLAKVYIAKKRKLRVGDKMAGRHGNKGIVAKIVRQEDMPFLEDGTPVDIVLNPLGVPSRMNIGQIYETVLGWAGLKTGKKFATPIFDGATLDQINALTDEAGIPRFGHTYLYDGGTGERFHQPATVGVIYMLKLGHMVDDKMHARSIGPYSLITQQPLGGKAQFGGQRFGEMEVWALEAYGASSTLREILTVKSDDVTGRAKTYEAIVKGETMPEPGLPESFNVLMHELKGLGLDIRLEE; this is translated from the coding sequence ATGATTGCTAATCAGACTGAAAGAATCAATTTTGCCTCAACGAAAAATATCCCTAATTATCCGGATTTTCTTGATATTCAAGTTAAATCATTTAGAGACTTTTTCCAATTAGAAACCAAATCTGATGAGAGAGGTAACGAGGGTCTTTACAACACCTTCATGGAAAATTTTCCAATAACTGATACTAGAAATCAATTCGTATTAGAATTTCTAGATTATTTTATTGACCCTCCTAGATATACTATCGAAGAATGTATCGATAGAGGTTTAACATATAGTGTGCCTTTAAAAGCTCGTTTAAAATTATATTGTACTGATCCTGAACATGAAGATTTTGAAACTATTGTTCAAGATGTTTATTTAGGTACTATTCCATATATGACACCTAGTGGTACTTTTGTTATCAACGGTGCAGAACGTGTTGTAGTTTCTCAATTACATAGATCTCCAGGGGTGTTCTTCGGACAATCTTTCCACGCTAATGGAACTAAATTATATTCAGCAAGAATTATTCCTTTTAAAGGTTCTTGGATTGAATTTGCTACTGATATCAATAACGTAATGTATGCGTACATTGATAGAAAGAAAAAGTTACCTGTTACAACTCTTTTTAGAGCTATTGGCTTTGAAAGAGATAAAGATATTCTTGAAATATTTGACCTTGCAGAGGAAATAAAAGTTTCAAAAACTGGAATTAAAAAATATATCGGTAGAAGACTTGCTGCTCGTGTTTTAAATACTTGGCATGAAGATTTCGTAGATGAAGATACTGGAGAAGTAGTTTCTATCGAACGTAATGAAATTATTTTAGATCGTGACACTATCTTAGATAAAGATAATGTTGAAGAAATTATTGAAGCAGATGTAAAATCAATTTTATTACACAAAGAGGATAATAATCAAGCTGATTTTGCTATTATCCACAATACATTGCAAAAAGACCCTACTAATTCTGAAAAAGAAGCTGTAGAACATATATATAGACAATTACGTAATGCAGAACCACCTGATGAGGAAACTGCTCGTGGTATTATTGATAAATTATTCTTCTCAGACCAACGTTATAATTTAGGTGATGTAGGTCGTTACAGAATGAATAAAAAGTTAGGCTTAGATATTCCAATGGATAAACAAGTTTTAACTAAAGAAGATATTATCACTATCGTAAAATATTTAATTGAATTAATTAATTCAAAAGCTGAAATCGATGATATCGACCACTTATCTAACCGTCGTGTTAGAACAGTAGGAGAGCAATTGTCGGCTCAGTTTGGTGTTGGTTTAGCGCGTATGGCTCGTACAATTCGTGAAAGAATGAATGTGCGTGATAACGAGGTGTTTACTCCAATTGATTTGATTAATGCAAAAACATTATCTTCAGTAATTAACTCGTTCTTTGGTACAAATCAGTTGTCTCAATTTATGGATCAAACCAATCCTTTAGCTGAGATTACACATAAACGTCGTTTATCTGCGTTAGGACCTGGTGGTTTATCAAGAGAAAGAGCTGGTTTCGAGGTTCGTGACGTTCACTACACGCATTATGGTCGTTTATGTCCTATTGAAACACCAGAGGGACCAAACATTGGTTTGATTTCTTCTTTAGGTGTTTATGCTAAAGTAAACGGAATGGGATTCATTGAAACCCCATATAGAAAAGTAGAAAACGGTAAAGTAGATTTAACTTCTGAACCTATCTATTTAAGTGCTGAAGAGGAGGAAGGTAAATTAATTGCTCAAGCAAATATTGAAATGAGCAATGAAGGAACAATTACAGCTGATAAAGTAATTGCTCGTGAAGAAGGTGACTTCCCAGTAGTTGATCCTACAGCGGTTCATTATACTGACGTGGCACCAAACCAGATCGCTTCTATCTCAGCTTCATTAATTCCATTCTTAGAGCATGATGACGCGAACCGTGCGTTGATGGGATCTAACATGATGCGTCAAGCCGTTCCTTTATTAAGACCTCAAGCGCCAATTGTTGGTACTGGATTAGAAAGACAAGTAGCTTCTGATTCAAGGGTGTTAATCAATGCTGAAGGTTCTGGTGTAGTTACTTATGTTGATGCAAATGAAATCACAATTAAGTACGATAGAACTGAAGAAGAAAGAATGGTAAGTTTTGATACTGATGAAAAAACATACCAATTAATTAAATTTAGAAAAACCAATCAAAGTACAACTATTAACTTAAAACCTATTGTTAGAAAAGGGGATAAAGTAGTTAAAGGTCAGGTACTTTGTGAAGGATATGCAACTCAAAATGGAGAGTTAGCTTTAGGTAGAAATTTACAAGTAGCCTTCATGCCTTGGAAAGGGTATAATTTCGAGGATGCTATTGTAATTTCTGAAAAGGTGGTTCGTGATGATATCTTTACATCAATCCACGTAGATGATTATTCTCTAGAAGTTAGAGATACAAAATTAGGTAACGAAGAGTTAACTAATGATATTCCAAACGTTTCTGAAGAAGCTACTAAAGATTTAGATGAAAACGGTATGATCAGAATTGGAGCTGAAGTTAAACCTGGTGATATCTTAATTGGTAAAATCACACCAAAAGGGGAATCAGATCCAACTCCAGAAGAAAAATTATTACGTGCTATCTTTGGTGATAAAGCAGGTGATGTGAAAGATGCGTCTTTAAAAGCTTCTCCTTCTTTACATGGTGTAGTTTTAGATAAAAAATTATTTGCTAAAGCGGTTAAAGATAAACGTAAACGTTCTAAAGATAAAGAAGATTTAGATAAACTTGAAATGGAGTTCGAGGTGAAATTCGTTGAACTTAAAGACAGATTGATCGATAAATTATTCTTAATCGTAGACGGAAAAACATCGCAAGGTGTCTTAAATGATTTAGGTGAAGAAGTATTGCCAAAAGGTAAAAAATTCACTAAGAAAATGTTACAAGGTGTTGAAGATTTTGCACACTTAACAAAAGGTCAATGGACAACAGATGATCATACAAATGAATTAATCAATGATTTAGTACACAACTATAAAATCAAATTAAATGATTTACAAGGTGTATTAAGAAGAGAGAAATTCACAATTACTGTTGGGGACGAATTACCATCAGGTATCTTAAAATTAGCTAAAGTTTACATCGCTAAAAAACGTAAACTAAGAGTAGGTGATAAGATGGCAGGTCGTCACGGTAACAAAGGTATTGTAGCTAAAATTGTTCGTCAAGAGGATATGCCATTCTTAGAAGATGGAACACCAGTAGATATCGTATTGAATCCACTTGGGGTACCTTCACGTATGAACATTGGTCAGATTTATGAAACAGTATTAGGATGGGCTGGATTAAAAACAGGTAAAAAGTTTGCAACTCCAATTTTTGATGGTGCAACTTTAGACCAAATTAATGCCTTAACAGACGAAGCTGGAATCCCAAGATTTGGTCATACTTATTTATATGATGGAGGAACAGGAGAGCGTTTCCACCAACCGGCTACAGTAGGTGTAATTTATATGCTTAAGTTAGGTCACATGGTTGATGATAAAATGCACGCACGTTCTATTGGTCCATACTCATTAATTACGCAACAACCATTAGGAGGTAAAGCTCAGTTCGGAGGTCAGCGTTTTGGAGAGATGGAGGTTTGGGCTCTTGAAGCTTATGGTGCTTCTAGTACTTTAAGAGAGATATTAACGGTAAAATCTGATGATGTAACTGGTAGAGCAAAAACTTACGAAGCAATCGTTAAAGGAGAAACTATGCCAGAGCCAGGATTACCTGAATCATTCAATGTATTAATGCATGAATTAAAAGGTCTTGGATTAGACATTAGATTAGAAGAATAA
- the rplK gene encoding 50S ribosomal protein L11, whose amino-acid sequence MAKEVSKVVKLQVKGGAANPSPPVGPALGAAGVNIMEFCKQFNARTQDKPGKVLPVQITVYKDKSFDFVVKTPPAAIQLLEAAKLKSGSGQPNRKKVASVTWDQIKAIAEDKMADLNAFTLEKAMSMIAGTARSMGITVTGDAPF is encoded by the coding sequence ATGGCAAAAGAAGTTAGTAAAGTAGTTAAACTACAAGTTAAGGGAGGTGCTGCGAATCCGTCGCCACCGGTTGGACCTGCTTTGGGGGCTGCTGGGGTTAACATCATGGAGTTCTGTAAGCAGTTTAATGCAAGAACACAAGATAAACCTGGCAAAGTTTTACCAGTACAAATTACTGTGTATAAAGACAAGTCTTTCGACTTTGTTGTTAAAACGCCACCTGCTGCAATTCAATTATTAGAGGCAGCTAAATTAAAGTCTGGTTCGGGTCAGCCAAATCGTAAAAAGGTTGCAAGTGTTACTTGGGATCAAATTAAAGCTATCGCTGAAGATAAAATGGCTGATTTAAATGCTTTTACATTAGAAAAAGCAATGAGTATGATCGCTGGTACAGCAAGATCTATGGGTATTACTGTAACAGGAGACGCTCCTTTTTAA
- the rplJ gene encoding 50S ribosomal protein L10 has product MTREEKSIAIEDLTAQLADANIVYLADISGLDAGTTSDLRRACFKAGIKLEVVKNTLLEKAMEASANEYGELPTTLKGNTSILIADVANAPAKIIKEFRKKGEKPVLKGAYINQEIYIGDNLLDSLVAIKSKEEVIGDIIGLLQSPAKRIISALLNNAESKGEEAAE; this is encoded by the coding sequence ATGACTAGAGAAGAAAAATCAATTGCTATTGAAGATTTAACTGCACAGTTAGCAGATGCAAATATTGTATATTTAGCTGACATTTCAGGTTTAGATGCAGGTACAACTTCAGATTTAAGAAGAGCTTGTTTTAAAGCAGGTATCAAATTAGAAGTTGTTAAAAATACATTATTAGAGAAAGCTATGGAAGCTTCTGCTAATGAGTATGGTGAATTACCAACAACTTTAAAAGGTAATACTTCAATTTTAATTGCTGATGTAGCAAATGCTCCAGCAAAAATTATTAAAGAGTTCCGTAAAAAAGGTGAAAAACCTGTTTTAAAAGGAGCTTATATTAACCAAGAAATCTATATCGGTGACAACTTGTTAGATAGCTTAGTTGCAATCAAATCTAAAGAAGAAGTTATTGGAGATATCATTGGATTACTTCAATCTCCTGCTAAACGCATCATTTCTGCTTTATTAAATAATGCAGAATCAAAAGGTGAAGAAGCAGCAGAATAA
- the nusG gene encoding transcription termination/antitermination protein NusG, with protein MADNNVKKWYVVRAVSGQENKVKAYIEQEINRVGMADYISQVLVPTEKVVQVRDGKKISKERVYFPGYVMIEANLTGEIPHIIKSITGVIGFLGETKGGDAVPLRQAEVNRMLGKVDELSIKTENVNIPYSVGETVKVIDGPFNGFNGSIEKVNEEKRKLEVMVKIFGRKTPLELSFMQVEKV; from the coding sequence ATGGCTGATAATAACGTAAAGAAGTGGTATGTTGTAAGAGCTGTTAGCGGACAAGAAAACAAAGTTAAGGCTTATATTGAGCAAGAAATTAACAGAGTTGGAATGGCTGACTATATTTCTCAAGTACTTGTTCCTACTGAAAAAGTAGTTCAGGTTAGAGATGGTAAAAAAATATCAAAAGAAAGAGTTTATTTTCCTGGTTATGTTATGATTGAGGCTAACTTAACTGGTGAAATTCCTCATATTATTAAATCAATAACTGGGGTAATCGGATTTTTAGGTGAAACTAAAGGTGGTGATGCGGTTCCGTTAAGACAGGCTGAAGTTAATAGAATGTTAGGTAAGGTTGATGAATTATCAATCAAAACTGAGAATGTTAATATACCTTATTCTGTTGGTGAAACTGTTAAGGTTATTGATGGTCCTTTCAATGGATTTAATGGTTCTATTGAAAAAGTAAACGAAGAAAAGCGTAAGCTTGAGGTTATGGTTAAAATTTTCGGTAGAAAAACACCATTAGAATTGAGTTTTATGCAAGTTGAAAAAGTATAA
- the rplA gene encoding 50S ribosomal protein L1: MAKLTKKQKVAASKIEKNKLYTLREASALIKDVASAKFDESVDIAVRLGVDPRKANQMVRGVVTLPHGTGKDVRVLALVTPDKEAEAKAAGADHVGLDDYLQKIKDGWTDIDVIITMPAVMGKLGPLGRVLGPRGLMPNPKTGTVTMDVAKAVQEVKAGKIDFKVDKTGIVHAGIGKVSFDADKIYDNAHEIVQTLIKLKPTAAKGTYIKSIHLSSTQSPAIALDPKAV; this comes from the coding sequence ATGGCAAAATTGACAAAAAAGCAAAAAGTGGCTGCATCAAAAATTGAGAAGAATAAACTTTATACTTTAAGAGAAGCTTCTGCTTTGATTAAAGATGTTGCTTCTGCTAAATTTGATGAGTCTGTTGATATCGCAGTACGTTTAGGTGTAGATCCTAGAAAAGCGAATCAAATGGTTAGAGGTGTAGTAACATTACCTCATGGAACAGGAAAAGATGTAAGAGTATTAGCTCTTGTAACTCCAGATAAAGAAGCTGAAGCTAAAGCTGCTGGTGCAGATCACGTAGGTTTAGATGACTATTTACAAAAAATTAAAGACGGTTGGACGGATATTGATGTAATCATTACTATGCCAGCTGTTATGGGTAAATTAGGTCCATTAGGTCGTGTTTTAGGTCCAAGAGGTTTAATGCCAAATCCTAAAACAGGTACTGTAACTATGGATGTTGCTAAAGCTGTTCAAGAAGTAAAAGCTGGTAAAATTGACTTTAAAGTTGATAAAACTGGTATCGTTCATGCTGGTATTGGAAAAGTTTCTTTCGATGCAGATAAGATCTATGACAATGCACATGAAATTGTTCAAACATTAATCAAATTAAAACCAACTGCAGCTAAAGGTACTTACATTAAGTCTATTCACTTATCAAGTACACAAAGTCCTGCTATTGCTTTAGATCCTAAAGCGGTATAA